The Thermosynechococcus sp. HN-54 DNA segment AGGATTTACACTCATCTCATGTCTCAAGCTCGCAAGAGACATCGTTGTTCAAGTCTGATGCTGTTTCCTATTGATTCAACCGTCATTACCCTGACGAGTAAGCTCTTTTGGTTCTACAAATACCATCAAGTGAAGTTAATTACAGGATTTGATTTAACAGAGAACATCCTGGGTAAGGCAGTAGTCTCTTTTGGGGAGAGACATGACCTAAGCTTTCAAGACGAGATTTTAGAAATGATCCCTGAGAATGCCGTTGCCATCATGGATAGAGGGTTTGCGAGTTGGAGATTTTTAGAGCGGCTGAGTGAGAGGAAGTGTTTATTTGTTGTGCGTATCAAGAATAACATGAGAATGAAGCTCAATCATGAGAGATACCGAGTGGTTCAATTTTTTGATGAGCATGGAACAGAGTTTCGTATTGCGACGAATCTAATGCATCTAAGTGATGAGGAAGTGAGTGAGCTGTATCGGCATCGGTGGGGGATTGAGAACTTATGGAAGTTTCTAAAGATGCATTTATCATTAGACAAGCTGATTACGAAGAGTTTGAATGGGGTGATAAATCAGATTTATATGGTTTTGATTGGGTACTTAATTTTAGAGCTAATGGAGATACCTGAATACTTTGGCAGGAAGCTATTAGACAAATTGCGATATTTGCAACTGGAACTGAGTCGCCGCTGCTCGATAGTGCATTGGAGCTTTGATTGGCAGCCAGAGCTACTTGTCACTTAGGATGTTAAGTTTTGTTGCAGAATTCAACACTTCTGCATCAAAGCCAGTATTGAAAAATTTCTAGAGCAAATCCTGCAACCAGATCACCAATTCTTTGGCCTCGATAATGCCATTAACTGGCTACAGGAACTCAAGACCAACTTCGAGCGCGTCCGTGCTCAATACGAGGCGAATCGTCCCCAAAATGCGGATGCAGAACTGCGCAATATCACCACCCAACTGCAAAATGAGGTGCAGGCCATTCAGGGGCAATTTCTTCCCTTTGGCAAAACGACAAAAATTCAAACTGCGTTTCGGGTGGCTGTAGATCAGGTGCTGACCCTTGCTCGCCAAAACTACCAATCGCAGGTGAGTCGTCAAGTGCGGGTGGCTACAGAAGACCTGATTGCTTTTACGAATCAAAAAATTGCCCAGTTGGTGCAGTTACGCAACTTTATCCAAGAAAATATCCTCGTATTGCAACGGCGGGGTGAAAAGCTGTCGGAAGTCAACGTCCAAGAGCGGATTGGCTTGCCCATTGTCAATCCCCAAGACACCGAAAATGCGATTAATGCGGTGTTGCCCCCCAAGGAAGGAGAGCGGCGCTTGGCTCTCGAACAGCTGTCTACTGAGGTGATTCAAAAGGCAGTGGTGGTGAGCACAGACATGCCACCGAGTTTAGAACGCTTCCTAAAACCCCAGTTTGCACCGGCGGAAATTCCCCCCGCCCTTGATCAAGTGGTGGATAGACGAATTTCGACACTGATGCTGGCACTGCGGGGATCGGCAATTCAACGTTTTATGGAAATGGGCAGCCGTGAGCAGTTAATTGCCTACTTAACGTCACTGAAAAACCAGTCGGATATTCTCCTGCCTTTGAATCTCAATGACGGCTATTTTAACAATGCTCCCCATAAGCGAACGTTCTTCATTGCCTACCACCAACCCCCCATAGAAGATCCCTATGTTCAAGCCTTTACCCAACTGCTCACGGAAACAGGACTACTGGGAAAGGCTCAACGGGTGCAATTGCCGGCGTCGGAACAGCATCAAGTGATTTTCATGACGGAGTATGCTGGCTTTCCCCTGCGGTTGATCAATGATTTGACGGCGAAAAATTTTCAGTATGCCTACGAAAACCGAGGCGAAGCGGGCAATTTTGACGCCCTGCATACCAATAAAACCATTACGCTCACAGATATTTTGCCGCCACCGCCAGAAGTAGTGCGGGAAGTGCAGGAGTTGTTCTTCAAGTGCCTTGGCTTGAAAATGTTTGCCCTAGAGGGCGATAACCTTGTCTTTGATCCTAAAAACAAGGGCAAGAAAATTACCTTTGGTAATGATTGGTCAGCCGTTATTGATCAACTGACTTGGGTACAAATCCGCAACCAAGATCAGCGCACCACAACATTAACGGATGTTCTTCGCCAACAACTGGATGGGGTAATTGAGTTTCTAGTGAGTAATCAAGCCGAGTGGGGCAGCAGCTATCGCCCACATGTGATGGCACTCATTGAGGAAATTCGCGTTTATCCACCCGATCACATTAACTTTGCCATGGTGCCGATCGTGGCGGGGACAGAGATTCAAGGCCTCACTGGGATTGCCCAAAAGGGAATTCTTGAAGAGTTAATTGAGGAACTGGACAAACGTATTAAGGAGCGCTGGGGCAAATCTAACTCAGGCACAACCAAGGCGGATGCCACGATAAAGACGGATCATTTACTGAATCAGTCGCCCCCGCGGGATAACGAAGAGGTTGACTCAACAGCGGGCAAGGATCAACCCCAGTAACTTATTTCTAAGGTAAAAACAATGGAGCTGTTGAATTTGTTTTTGGCAGAGCTGGAGGGATCGCGGATCCTTCAAGTATTTGTTGGCTTTCCGATTGCGATCGCCCTCCTAAGTGCTGTCCTGCGGTGGTCCCTTTTTTCTCGGTTAATGTACTTTATCCGCTGGGATTGGGCTGTTGCCAGTCAAACCTCCCAAGCGCCGATTCTCATTCAGAATCTACGGCAGCGGATGACGCGCTGTTTAGAAAGGTACGACGAGATCAACACGGTTGCCTTGGTGGACTACACGCTTGCCCAAGAACGCTTGTGGGGCATGTCCCTGGAGCAAGTCGAGTACCTGACGCGAGTGACCCCCAATTTCCTGATTTCGATTGGGTTGTTGGGGACGTTCTTGGGAATTACAGTCAACGTTTACAGCATCATGAACAATCTATCAACGGTCACTAGCCTGCCAGTGGCGAATGTTAGCTCCTCGGCAGACCTGATGCAGCAATTGGTCACTCAGTTCCGTGATCCGCTGCGGGGGATGGCGTTGGCCTTTGTGTCCAGTTTGGTCAGCTTGGCGTTGGGAATTGTCTTGACATTTATCAATTCTGTTTGGAATACAACACTGGTACGGCGGCACTTTTTTACGGCAGTGGAACTGTATTTGGAGCATGAACTCGCTAGCGAACAGCGTAATCCCACGGGGCGGTTGATTCAATCCATTGATCGCAACTTTACTGTTTTTTTAGAGAATTTTCATGAGACCGTCACTAAGGCAATTGAAGAACCCCTAGAGCGGGAATTGGCCAATCTTAGGCAAATGCACAGCAGGAGTATTGAGCTAGCAGAGAGAGTCTTTGCCAAAATTGACAACGCCGCGGGCAATCTTGTTGCTGGGGCAAATATCTTTCAGACAGCAGTGCGGACACTGGAAAATAGCCAGTTTATGGAGAAGTTTAGTACGGCAACACAGCAACTAGCGCAGTTTATTGACCAGTTCACGGAAGCGGGGGCGCGATCGCAAGAACTGAATAGTCAAGTGATTGCCCTGACCAGCAAAGTTTCAGAAACCCTAGAGCGGGTCAATCGCACTTACGTGAATTTTGAGGAAATTGCCAGCAATCTAAGCACAACCACGAACACCTTTAGACATATTCACGACATCGTTCTCGGCTTGGTCAACCAAATTGAGCAGGTGAATCGCCAAGTGGCACAGAAGTCCACGGAACTGGCACAAGTCACGGATCAACTGACGGAATTGCTGGCGATCGCCGAAGAGTCACAGGACACCCTCAGCCAAAACCAACAGGAACTCATAACGATGCTGCGCTCCATGGAACGGCTCAGCAGCGATGTTGGCCAACACCTCCTCCAAGGGAACGAAGAACTGCGGCAGGTGCGTTTTGGGGTCAGCAAGTTTTGCACAGAAGTGTCCAATATTATTGAGCAGAACGAAACCAATCAAGAGCAGTTACTGAGTATTTTGAAAAAGAGTACCTCCTATGTCGAAGAACTGAGTACAGCCGCGACCCAAATTGCCCGTGTCACAGAGCAGTTGGATCGGCAATACAAATCCCTCACAGACCAGTTAACAACTCTCAGAAATAGCTTTGAAAATTATCGCAAGCAACGCTCCACAAGCGATGGCGATCGCCAGAGTCAGATCAAAGCCCTTGAGAAGCGTCTAGAGCAAGTCACGAATCAAATTACCCAAGTGGTCAACGAGCAGTTAAGTCAATTGAAGAAACAAAGCCAAGACTCTAGCCAATCAATGACCAAAGCCGTTCAATCCCTTGAGCAGATCAATCGTAACTTAGTGACTCTCTCCCAAAAAATCGCACCCGTCCCCACTCAAACTTAGGTCATCGTTTATGCGTCGACTCCGTCGCCCTTGGCCACAGGACTCAGAGGACTTCAACCCTTGGATGTCCTATACGGATCTGATGTCCAGTAGCCTCCTAATTTTGAGCTTGATCACATTTTTTATGTTAATTTTTATCATTTTTAACCAAAAACAGATCAATGAATTAAGAAAACAAAAGAGTGTACAGGGTCCCCCTCCCATTCTCTTTATTCCAGATAATGACAAATTTCGATTCCCTGCGGGTAGTGCCCAACTCTCAGACCCCTTTCGCAAATACATTTGGGTAGAGTTAACCTCGATGGTTATAGATACTCGCCAAAAGTATGGTATTGACACGGTGGAAATCATTGGCCATACGGACGGGCAACCCAATCAAGGGGGTGGCAGTAATCTGGATATTCTCCTAGAGGAAGCGGCAGCCACCAATACATTGTATCGTTTGACGCCCGGTTCCAATGCCGATCTTGGACTCATGCGGGCACTGGCGATCGCTAATGAACTGCGCAAAGCTCAAGCCAAGGAACCCAAACTCGCAGGTCTGCGGTTTCGTGCCTACTCTGCGGGTCAACTCTACCTTGCCAATGGCCAATTAGCACCTCCCAACCGCAATCCGGATGTTTCCCGTCGTCGGATCGAAGTGCGCTTTACACGGACAGGCAAGACTGAAACAGCCCGCTAAACCAATTCCAACCTAAGGATCACTGGTCACGGCAGCTTCCTCTTCTTTGGGGGGCGTTGCAGCCACACTTGGACTGGGGGCGGTGCTGGGGGGGAGTGGCTGAGTTTCTCCTAGGGAAGTGGCATGGAGGGCCAATAATTGCTGCTCCAGCTCTTGGCTCGAAGCCAGCAGGCGCCTGAGGATTTGAATTAAGCGCCGTAAATCGGACTGAAAGGATTGATCGCTCGTCAGTTTCAGTAGGTCATTGGTGAGTTTTTGGGCGTTGATGAATGTCGCGCGTGCGGCATCTAGGGTTTGGGCGATCGACAGCATAATGATAGGACTACTCAGCGTCCCAGAGACTTTATTGAGATTGGCCGCTGCTTCGGCACCATTTTTAATGAGGGCATCCAAATTGGCCAGCAATTCCCCCTGCTCCAGTTGATTTGTCAGGGGGCGCAGTGCCTTGAGCGTGGTTCTCAGATCTCGGGCAGCACCATCAATGTTGCGCAAGGCAGAGTTAATCGTGTTGCGGTTGACCTCAACCATTTCACTGATCTGGTTGGCCGCACGGGTCACTGCTTGCGAGGCCGTGCCAAAATTCCGTAGTTCAGCACGGGCTTCATTACTGAGGGCGTTGAAGCTATCGAGGGCAGTGGTCACCTTCGTCAACGATTGGTCAGCACGGTTAACGGTGCGGGTTGCGCCCAAAATAAGGGTATTGGCGTTATTGATAATCCCCGATTCCTCAAGGGCGGTGGTAAAACGAGTGGCCGCTCGCACCAAATCCTCTAAGCTGGCAGTGCGTACCCCAGTCACGCGATCGCCATTACAGTAGATGAGATTCGGCTGACACTTAGGAGCAAAGGCTGTCACCCCTTCTGGAATCTCTGGCACCTGCTCCTTCGGCGTAAAGTCCAAGAAGGCTTGGCCGATAAACCCTGAGTGGCGAATCTCTGGCACTGCACTGCGCGGAATCAGCACATTATTGATGCGCACACTCACCTGCACCCCATTGGCATCAAAACCGATGGCCGTAACTCGTCCCACTTGGACACCGCGATAGCGCACCTGTGTCCCCACCGCTAAGCCGGGGGCTGTGTCCAATTCCACTTCAAGGGTATAGCTATTGGCACCCGCAAGGTTGCCCCGCAACCAGAGTAGGCCGACCCCCAATGTGGCCAAGCCGGCAAGGATCACCAGACCCACCAAACTTTCCTGCACACGCCGTGACTGCATCATAGGGATAGATCGCCGCAAAAAATTTTTGGAATCTATAGCAACTATAGTTTACTCTGGACGCCTTGAATCGCCGCTTTTTGCCAGTGCTCTCCCCAAATGAGGGTGTGCATTTGCCAATTGGGATCGGGCTGGGGGTAGTCTTGGCGATAGTGGCCACCGCGGCTTTCCTCACGAAAAAGCGCACTTTTGAGAATTAAATAGGCAATGTCCAAGAGATTGCGTAGCTCACCCCATTCCCAAAGGGTTGCTTGGGTGGCTTCATTGCTGAGGGTGTAGCAGTGATTGGGGTACAGTTGACCAAAGGCGATCGCGATCGGATGAGCCAGCAATTCTTGGCGCCATTCCTTTACTTGGGAAAGAGCGGCCATCAGGGTGGGAGCATCGCGACAAATGCCAGCACTTTGCCACAGGAGTTCCCGCAGATCTTGGCGCCACTGCCGAAAGCTCACTGGCTCAATTTCAAGGGCTTGCTGACCAACAGGGGACACCGCCAAAGGAAGGGACTGAGGGTACAGATGTGCGAGTTGAGCTGAAAAGACAAAGCATTCCAAAAGGGAGTTACTAGCAAGGCGATTGGCACCGTGGACACCAGTACTGGCAACTTCGCCAACGGCATAGAGGCCGGGAAGACTGGTTTTAGCCTGCAAATCGGTGACGACTCCCCCCATCCAGTAATGGGCTGCCGGGGACACGGGAATGGGTTGCTGCTCAACGTCAATGCCCCACTGCCGACAGACAGCAATGATTTTCGGAAAACGGTAGTGCAGGCGATCGCGAGGAATCGGTCGTAAGTCCAACCAGACATGGGGGGCATGGCTCTGCTGGAGGTGACGGTAAATGGCACGACTGACAATATCCCGTGGTGCAAGCTCGCCAGCAGGATGGTAATCCACCACAAAGCGATGACCTGTGTTGTCGATTAAATGCGCTCCTTCACCGCGCACTGCTTCACTGATCAGAAATCGCGGTGCTCCTTCAACGGCGAGAGCGGTGGGATGAAACTGGAAAAACTCGACATCGCGAATATGGGCACCCGCTCGCCATGCCATTGCCACACCATCGCCGGTACTTAAGGGCGGATTCGTTGTCTGCGCAAAAACTTGACCGCCGCCCCCCGTGGCGAGAACGACTGCACCCGAGCGCAGCCACTGAAGCTGTCCCTGACGCAACAGACACACCCCACAGCATTGCCCCGACTCTAGCCACAAATCAAAGACAAAGCTATTGGGAAGGAGGGTGATATGGGAGGCGGCAGTGACTTGTCGTAGCAGTGTAGTAATCAGCGCTTGCCCGGTGGTATCAGCCGCATGGAGGACACGCGGACGAGAATGGGCGGCTTCGAGGGTTAGCGCCGGGCGATCGCCCGCCCGATCAAAGGCCACCCCCATCGCCAAGAGACGCTCAACTTGGGCAGGTGCCTGCTCGACCAGAAACTGAACACTGACCGGATCGCAAAGTCCTGCTCCGGCGGCGAGGGTATCTTGGGCATGAAGCAGGGGAGAGTCCGTTGGATCGATGGCCGCAGCCATCCCTCCTTGGGCCCAGCCGCTCGCCGATTGCTGGAGGTCAGTTTTTGTGATCAGGCCAATACGATAGGTAGAGGGAAGGGCAAGGGCAGCACTGAGACCCGCAGCACCACTGCCAATGATTAAGACATCAAATTCAGAAGTTGCGGGAGTCAACGCTAACCCAACAGACCTTTATAGTTGACGAGGGTGATTACTTGTATAGCCCATTATTATAGCGATCGCCACCCTCAACGAGAGCCGTTTCCACCTCAGTCACCGTAAAGTGATCCAAGTTTTGCCGCAGAATTTCCTTTTGCCGCTCCGTCAAACCGGGAATGTTCAGGACATCTTCAACGGCTTGATAGGGGGCATTTTTAACGATTAATTTAGCTAGGGTTGGGTACAAACCGCGGTATTGAATAAAGGCAGCAATGTTGGTATTGTTGAGGTCAATTTTTTCACCAAAGGCAGTGCCGAGTTTCTCATCTACCACATTGACCAGTTCTTCCTCGGTGGATGTAGTTGCCGCCAAGGTTGGGGCACTCCAGTTAATCCAGCCCAACAGGCTAACGCCCACGAAGTAAGCCAGTGCTAGCCAGCGGCCCAAACGTTGCATAATTCCTTTACCTCCCAAATCTCACAGGTCATTACAAAAAACAGCGGTTCATTAAGAGTCAAAGCAAAGAACTGACCACATCGCACAGCGAGCGCAGGCGGCGGTAGCCGATCGCCAGCAGGGTGACAGAGGAAACTGAGGCATCACGCCCACAATAGACTGATGTCTAGGCTGCCCCCTACAGGTGATTCAATAATATCAGAGGGAGGCCGTCCCTTAATCCCTTTTTTGAGGTGTTTAGTGTAGGGTGTCCCTACCTTTGATGGCTTGGGCAAGGAACCTATGAAGGTCATCAAAGCTGCCTACGTAGGCGGGTACAGGGGCATCATAGCCCTTGAGGTTCAGCACTTGGGGGCGAAAGGAAACAACGGTTGGACAAGACTGCACAAGGTAGTGGTAGGTGGTTGCCCCCATGGCCAGATCAGCGGCAATGGTTTTAGTGGCACTCTCAAGGCGAAAGGCAGCGTTAACGGTATCTCCCAGAGCAGTATAGTCGGGGCGATCGCCACTCCCCGTATTGCCCACCATGGCATAGCCTGTATTCAAGCCAGAACCAATGCGCAGTGGCCAGGGCAAGGGGTACTGCTGGTGCAGCTCTCCGGTCATCAGCCGTAAATCCTCCAAAGCAGAGAGGGTGTGGCAAATTTCTTGATAGCCAATCTCCTCACTTTCGTGGATCCAAACCGCCATCACAGCATCCCCGATATACTTATCCACCCAACTGCCGTATTGACGGATAATCTCACCCGCGCGATGAAACCATGTACCAATCAGCTCCGATAGTAGCTCCTCTTCGAGTTGCCGGGTCAGCTTGGTAAAGTCACGAATATCCACAACCAAGACCGTCAACAGGCGGCGGACGTGGAGAAGTGCTGTCGAGGAGCCTTCGGATTGGGGCAAAGACAGAGTGGCATTTTCCACAAACAGGGGGGCAAAGGGTTCGTTAAAAAAGTCCAGTTCCGTTTGGCCAAAGGTAATGCGATCGCCATTGTGCAGGGCAACGGGAATACTGACGCGGCGACCGTTGACGAACGTACCATTGCGACTGCCAAGATCAATGAGATAAAACTCCCCCTGTCCCATGCGCTGAATCATGGCATGGTTCCGTGACATCCAGCGATCGCTGA contains these protein-coding regions:
- a CDS encoding transposase, encoding MASFSVLVKSILKQLSPCDYPVLNSQLFFKIWLTYILDQGLTSMRALFYRLNHSGITVDMSTFSKANKTRTTTLFERIYTHLMSQARKRHRCSSLMLFPIDSTVITLTSKLFWFYKYHQVKLITGFDLTENILGKAVVSFGERHDLSFQDEILEMIPENAVAIMDRGFASWRFLERLSERKCLFVVRIKNNMRMKLNHERYRVVQFFDEHGTEFRIATNLMHLSDEEVSELYRHRWGIENLWKFLKMHLSLDKLITKSLNGVINQIYMVLIGYLILELMEIPEYFGRKLLDKLRYLQLELSRRCSIVHWSFDWQPELLVT
- a CDS encoding MlaD family protein is translated as MMQSRRVQESLVGLVILAGLATLGVGLLWLRGNLAGANSYTLEVELDTAPGLAVGTQVRYRGVQVGRVTAIGFDANGVQVSVRINNVLIPRSAVPEIRHSGFIGQAFLDFTPKEQVPEIPEGVTAFAPKCQPNLIYCNGDRVTGVRTASLEDLVRAATRFTTALEESGIINNANTLILGATRTVNRADQSLTKVTTALDSFNALSNEARAELRNFGTASQAVTRAANQISEMVEVNRNTINSALRNIDGAARDLRTTLKALRPLTNQLEQGELLANLDALIKNGAEAAANLNKVSGTLSSPIIMLSIAQTLDAARATFINAQKLTNDLLKLTSDQSFQSDLRRLIQILRRLLASSQELEQQLLALHATSLGETQPLPPSTAPSPSVAATPPKEEEAAVTSDP
- the nadB gene encoding L-aspartate oxidase, translating into MTPATSEFDVLIIGSGAAGLSAALALPSTYRIGLITKTDLQQSASGWAQGGMAAAIDPTDSPLLHAQDTLAAGAGLCDPVSVQFLVEQAPAQVERLLAMGVAFDRAGDRPALTLEAAHSRPRVLHAADTTGQALITTLLRQVTAASHITLLPNSFVFDLWLESGQCCGVCLLRQGQLQWLRSGAVVLATGGGGQVFAQTTNPPLSTGDGVAMAWRAGAHIRDVEFFQFHPTALAVEGAPRFLISEAVRGEGAHLIDNTGHRFVVDYHPAGELAPRDIVSRAIYRHLQQSHAPHVWLDLRPIPRDRLHYRFPKIIAVCRQWGIDVEQQPIPVSPAAHYWMGGVVTDLQAKTSLPGLYAVGEVASTGVHGANRLASNSLLECFVFSAQLAHLYPQSLPLAVSPVGQQALEIEPVSFRQWRQDLRELLWQSAGICRDAPTLMAALSQVKEWRQELLAHPIAIAFGQLYPNHCYTLSNEATQATLWEWGELRNLLDIAYLILKSALFREESRGGHYRQDYPQPDPNWQMHTLIWGEHWQKAAIQGVQSKL
- the psbU gene encoding photosystem II complex extrinsic protein PsbU → MQRLGRWLALAYFVGVSLLGWINWSAPTLAATTSTEEELVNVVDEKLGTAFGEKIDLNNTNIAAFIQYRGLYPTLAKLIVKNAPYQAVEDVLNIPGLTERQKEILRQNLDHFTVTEVETALVEGGDRYNNGLYK
- a CDS encoding adenylate/guanylate cyclase domain-containing protein, encoding MKSVSPILPPMDADLTFNLPDQKILETLPPQQLVAIILRQQQVINQLRHTLSQIPGAPEVVHPETPPPSEPHLALVSEDTVCYFPLTGGNCWTIGRSEDNSIVLSDRWMSRNHAMIQRMGQGEFYLIDLGSRNGTFVNGRRVSIPVALHNGDRITFGQTELDFFNEPFAPLFVENATLSLPQSEGSSTALLHVRRLLTVLVVDIRDFTKLTRQLEEELLSELIGTWFHRAGEIIRQYGSWVDKYIGDAVMAVWIHESEEIGYQEICHTLSALEDLRLMTGELHQQYPLPWPLRIGSGLNTGYAMVGNTGSGDRPDYTALGDTVNAAFRLESATKTIAADLAMGATTYHYLVQSCPTVVSFRPQVLNLKGYDAPVPAYVGSFDDLHRFLAQAIKGRDTLH